The following is a genomic window from Aminivibrio sp..
GCGCCTTTTCGTTTTCCGGCACATTCGCCCCGCTCTGCTCAAGCATCTTCTCGAGCTGGTAGACGGAGGACTCCAGGTCGTTCCGGGCTTCGGCAAGTTCCTTTTTCTTCCGGTCCTCGGCGGAATGTTCCTGGGCCTCCCGGATCATCCGCTCCACTTCCGCCTTGTCGAGGTTGGTGGACCCGTTGATGGTGATGCGCTGCTCCTTGCCGGTGTCGCGGTCCCTGGCGCTTACGCTCAGAATGCCGTTGGCGTCCACGTCGAAGGTGACTTCGATCTGGGGAATGCCCCGGGGCGCCTGACGTATCCCCTCGAGCTTGAAGTTGCCGAGGACCCTGTTGTCCGCCGCCATTTCCCGCTCTCCCTGGAGCACCACGATGTCCACTGCGGGCTGGTTGTCCGCCGCCGTGGAGAAAACCTCCGTCTTCTTGCACGGAATGGTGGCGTTTTTCTCGATGAGTTTCGTCATCACGCCGCCCATGGTCTCCACCCCCAGGGAAAGGGGGATCACGTCGAGGAGCAGCACGTCCTTCATTTCCCCGCTGATTATGCCGGCCTGAACGGCGGCGCCCACAGCCACCACTTCGTCGGGGTTCACCGACATATTCGGCTGCTTGCCGCCGGTAAGCTTCCGGACCAGATCCTGCACAGCGGGAATCCGTGTCGATCCGCCCACGAGAACCACCTCGTCGATATCCTTCTCCGTGAGCTTCGCGGCGGCAAGGGCATCCTTCACCGGCCCGACACATCGCTCCACCAGAGGAGCGGTGAGCTGGTCGAACTTTGCCCTGGTGACCGTCATGTTGAGGTGCTTCGGCCCGTTGGCATCGGCGGTGATGAAGGGCAGACTGATCTCCGTGGACGTGCGGGACGAAAGCTCGCACTTCGCCTTCTCGGCCCCCTCATAAAGCCGCTGGAGAGCCTGCTTGTCCTTCCGGAGGTCGATGCCGTTTTCCTTTCTGAACTCGTCGGCCACCCAGTCCACCAGGACCTTGTCGAAGTCGTCTCCTCCGAGATGGGTATCTCCCGACGTGGCCAGCACTTCCACCACACCGTCGCCGATGTCGAGAATGGACACGTCGAAGGTGCCTCCGCCGAGGTCAAAGACCATGATCTTCTGTTCTTTCTGCTTTTCGAGACCATAGGCAAGGGCCGCAGCCGTGGGCTCGTTTATGACCCGCAGCACGTTGAGCCCGGCGATGGTCCCGGCGTCTTTCGTGGCCTGCCTCTGGGCATCGTTGAAATAGGCCGGCACAGTGATGACCACGTCGGTGATCTTCTCTCCCAGGTACGCCGAGGCGTCGGTCACGAGCTTCTTCAGCACCAAGGCGCTGATCTCCTCGGGAGCGTACTCCTTCCCGTTCACGGAAAACCGTACGGCTCCGTTGGGTCCCTCGATAACCTTGTAGGGAACGATCTTCAGCTCCGACCCCACTTCGTTGTACTTCCTTCCGATGAACCGCTTCACCGAGAAGAGGGTCCCGTCCGGGTTGAGGGTGGCCTGCCGCTTTGCGAGCGAACCGACCAGCCTCTCCCCGTCCCTGGTAAAGGCCACCACCGAAGGGGTTGTCCTCCCTCCCTCGGCGTTGGCGATCACTTCCGGAGTGCCGCCCTCTATGACTGCAATGACTGAATTTGTTGTTCCAAGATCTATTCCGACCGCTTTCTTCATGGTGTCTCCCCCCTTGATTTACTGACTAATACTGACTAAAGAAATTATAGCGTTTTTTTCTCATCTGTCAATATTGGTCAGAAAACCTGAATCCGCACATCAGCGGGAGCGTCTCCGGAACTCGCTTGGGCGGGGGGTGCAGATTGTCGTCCGTGACAACAGCCCAAGCGAGTCCCGCGGCTCCCTGCGTTCGCCGGCTGCCTGCCTGTGAAACCGACATCCGTGTCGGTTTCTCTCGCCTCAGGCGCCCTCCCCCAGGGGCGAAGAGATTATCCCCTGGGGGAGGGCGAATTCACCTTTTGCCCGGCGACACTCCCTCTGCTTGAAAAATGAGCGGATTTAGGAAAAAAAAAAGACGCTCCTCTTTCGAGCGCGTCCTTACAGGGTTCCGGTCGTCGATTGGTCCTGTCGTCCATTTTTTCTGTTCTTTTCCCGTTCTTCCCTGCTCGGGAAATATTTGCCCTCCACTATGAAATAGACCCTCTCCGCGATGTTGATCACGTGGTCTCCCGCCCGTTCGAGGTGCCGGGCGGCCCACAGCTCCGCGGTCCACAGCTCCACCTCCTCGTGATTTTCCGCTGCCCCGGCGATAATCGATGCGAGGAATTCCTCGTAGCACTGGGCGTAAATCTCGTCCGCCTCGTCGTCCTGCTTCCAGAGGGCGGAGGCCGCTTCCCTGTCGCCGGTGCGGAAGGCCTCGAGGGCATGGCGGAACATGGAAAGAACGGTGTCGAGCATGGAAAGGATCCGGTCTTTCTTTGGAAAGGCGGCGGTATTCTTGAGCTTCAGGGCCTTTTCGGCGATATTCACGGCCTGATCGCCAATCCGTTCGAGGTCGGTGATGATTTTCAGGACGCCGAAAACGAAACAGAGCTCTTCCTTTCCGGGACTCCTCATGGCGATGGATCCCAAGCACTCCTGGTCCACCGTCTCCTCCAGCCTGTCGATAAAGTCGTCATTGAGGATGACTTTCCGGGCCAGGACAGCGTCATGGTTGAAAAGGGCATCCACCGCGTCCCGAAGGGCTTCGGCCGCCATCTCCCCCATCCGGATCACTGTGGTGACGATGCGCTCCCTGTCGGACGCGTAAAGAAACGCCTGAATGGATTTATTGTTTTTTCTGTTGGTCACTGGGTAACTCCACCTCCTGAACTACTTCCATACCGTACCTTCCCTGTAGGCCTCCCCCCTGGCGATCTCAAGGGAGGTCTTCACAAGCAGGAAAATCTGGGACAGGAAGTCGACGAGAGGAGCAAGCTCCCTGCGGTTAAGGGCGTCCGCGCCGAGGCGGAGCCGGATTCTCCTGTCCAGTTCCTCGAACTCACGTTCATATTTTCCGGCGACGGCGGCGAAATCCACGTCCGCCAGGGCAAAGGCCCTCAGAGCGAGCCGGATGTCCGTCATGGCCACCCTGGAAAGTTCGTTCCACGTATCCTGCCCGAGTTCCCTGGCGAGCTGGGCTCCCACCCCCGCTTCGGCAAGAAGCCGCAGTTCCCCGGAGAGAATTTTCGCCATCTGACGGAAGGATACCATAGAATAGGACACCGTGGAGTAGGTTTCCCGGAGGAGATCGTCGTCCGAGGGGATGTGTATGCCATACATGTACTCCTCACAGGCCTCCGAAAGCTCCCGGATGGCCCCGGGCAGTTCCTGGAAGGTCCTGTCCCCGTTCGGGGCTGACACGAAGAGAACCTGGCAGTACATTTCGATGTAGTTCGCAAGCCTGATCATCTCTTTCGAAAGCAGAAGGATGGCCAGGGACGGAATTTCAAGCAGATCCTCGTCGAGATAGACCGGGGCAGCCAGGCGCTCCCTCCCCGTCCTTTCGGCAATGGCGCCGGAAAATCGGGCCAGGGCATCGGCGAAGGGATAGAAGACGAGGGCATTGAAGAGGCTCACTCCCCCCTGGGCGAGAACAATCTTTCCGGCAAGCCCCCCCGCCGCTCCGGAGAGCAGGTTTTGGAGCCAGGGAAGGGCGGGCATAAGGATGAGGACACCGAGTACCTTGTAGACGAAGGTGCAGATTCCGAGCTTTCGGGCGTTCTGCTTGCCGGAAAGTCCCGCGATGAGCACCGTCACCGAGGAGCCGGCATGGGCGCCGAAAATCACCGGGAGGACCGCAGTCATGGGCATGGCGCCGGAGGTGGCAAGGGTCACCGCCAGGGCCATGACGGCGGAGCTGCTCTGCAGGACCGCCGTGGCCGCGAAGGCCGCCAGCCCCGTCAGGAGGCTGTTTGCCCCGGCGTTGGCGGCAAGCTCCGCGAATCCACGGGTGGAAAGGAGGGGCCCCACCCCGAGCTTGAGGACAAACATTCCCAGGAGCACCAGGGAGAGTCCCCGGAGCATGTTGCCGATCCTGTAGGTTTTCCCTCTCCCGAACCGGACCATGAGGAGGCTCGCCGCAAAGAGCAGGGGGGAGAAGGCGGCGATGTCGAGGCTGAGCAGGAAGGTCACGAAGGTGCCGCCCACGCTGGCCCCCATCATGACCACCACGGAGCCTGCAAAGGAGAGCATGCCCACGTCCACGAAGCCGATGGCGAAGGATGTGGCCACGGTGCTCCCCTGGGCCACGGCGGAGAGCAGCACGCCGAAGAGAAAGGCCAGGGGTTTTTTCCGGGTAAACCGTACCAGGAGGTCCTTGGATTTCCCCCCGAAGCCCGATCCGAAGGCTACCGAGGTCTCTTCCACACCGTAGAGGAAGAGGGCCAGGCCGCCGAGGATATTGATGTACGAAAAAAGATGGGAGCTCACAGCGTTCCCTTCCGGGCCGCCCTACGCTCCCGCAGCACGGGCACAGCCGCCGAGGCGAAGGCCAGAAGCAGCAGGGTCAGGGAAAGAGGCCTCTGCACGAAGAGGGAAAATCCTCCCATCATGAGGGTCGCCCTGAGGTTCTTCTCGATCATGGTGCCGAGGATCATTCCGAGAACCACCGGGGACACGGGGAACTTCGCCCGTGAGAGAAGCCATCCCACCAGGCCGAAAACGAGGCAGACCCCCACGTCGAACACGGAGGACCGCACAGCGTAGCTCCCGATGAAGGAAAAGGCGAAAATGAGGGGATACAGGAGCCTCTTCGGTATGAGGGCAGCCTTGATCCAGAGCCGGGCTCCCAGCAGCCCGAGGGCCAATATAAACACATTGGCCAGCAGGAGGCTGGAGAAAAGGGTATACACGATTTCAGGGTGCTTGGTGAAGAGTTCGGGCCCGGGCTGGAGGTTGTGGATCATGAGAGCACCGATGAGCACAGCCGCCGACGAGCTTCCGGGAATTCCCAGAGTCAGCAGGGGAACCAGCGCCCCACCCACGGAGGAGCTGTTGGACGCCTCCGCCGCCGCAACGCCTGCTGGAGCTCCCTGACCGAACTCGGCGGGATTTTTGCTCAGGCGCTTTTCCACGTCGTAGGCGATGAAGGAAGCTATGGTCCCGCCGGCACCCGGAAAGATTCCGATAACCGTTCCAAGAATTCCCGCCCGGAGCATGGAGTACTTGAGCTTCAGATAATCACGGAGAGTCGGCCAGGGCGACTTCCCCTTGTCGGGTACAAGTGGAGGACGGGCAATCTCCCCGGATTCAATGCCTGAGAAGACCTCGCTCAGGGCAAAGAGGCCGATGAGGACCGGGATAAAGGAAAAGCCGTCATACAGCCGAAGCACATCGAATGTGTACCGGCTGACGCCGCTGAGAGGGTCCAGGCCGATGGTGTTCAGCAGGAGTCCCAGCAGGACGGCGATGAAGGACTCGAGCCATCGCCCGCCCCCGAGGGAGGCGATGGTCGACAATCCAAGGATGCCCAGCGCAAAGTACTCCGCAGGCCAGAATTTCAGGGCAAACTTTGCCAGCGGTGCGGAAAAGAGGACGAGAATGGCAATACCGACGAACCCTCCCACTACCGAGGCGACGAGGGAAATACCAAGGGCCGTTCCCGCCTGGCCATTCCGGGTGAGGGGATATCCGTCGAAGGAAGTCACCACGGCCGACGGAGTCCCCGGTGTGTTGATCATCACCGCCGTGACGGACCCGCCGTAGTTCGCCGCCAGGTAGATGGCACAGAGCATGACGAGCCCCATGGACGGCGACATGCCGAAGGTGAAGGGCAAAAGAAGGGCAACCGCCATGGAAGGAGAGATCCCCGGCATGGCCCCGCCCAGAATGCCCACGACAACCCCTGCCGCGATTACGAGAAGGGGGATGGGCCCCATGAGGCTTTCCAGTCCCTCGAAAAGATGAGATATTGCGTCCATAAGAAAGCCCCCCTGTCAGAAAAAAAGCCCCAAAGGCAGGTCGAGGTTCAGCATCCGGTAAAAAACAACCCAGGAGAACAGCACCCATCCCCCGGCCAGGGAGAGGATTACAAAGAGCCGCTTTTCGCCGAGAAGAACGCAGAGCACAAGGAGCATGACACCTGAAGAGATGTAATACCCTACCACATCCATGCCCCAGAGGGAAAAGGCGACGACGATGGCGGCGACGAGAACCCGGCGGATGTCCCCGCTTTCCGGGTCTTTGGGAGCCCGTCCCTGGAGAGTCCTGCGAAGCTGATCGAAAGTGAAGAGGGCCAGTCCCGCAGACCAGAGCCTCGGCGCCGTCCGTGCGCTGCTCCCTACCGCCTCGATCTCCTCGAGACCGAAGGACAGAAAGAAAAAGACGAAAGAAAGATACAAAAGAGCGAGGCAAATGAGAATCCGGCCCCGGTACGGGGCGAAATGCCCCTTGCCTGCGGCAGACCACGCAATAGCCAGTACCGCGATCAACCCGGTGGCCCAGAGGAGCAGTCCTCTGCTTTCTGCAAGAAAAACGAGCATTTCTTCCACCTGTTTCCACCTCCCCGGGCAGTTTCGACTGCGGTCCATAGAACCGGCCTCCAGTAAAGAAAACGAGGCGCCGCCTTCACTGACGACGCCCCGGGGGCATCCCTCTTCGGCCTTCGAAAAGGCCTACTTGATCAGACCGTACTGCCTGAGGTAGTGAGTCGCGTCCTCGATGTCCTTCTTTACCTGGGCGGTGAACTCGGGACGGCCGTAGTCCACCACGTCGATGCCATCCTTCTCCAGGAATTCCCTCCACTCGGGATCGGCGGCCACTTTTTTCAGAAGGTCTTCCCACCAGGCCATGGCTTCTTCGGGGGACCCCTTCTTCATGGCAAAGCCCCGCCACATGGCCTCGTCTTCGAGCCCCTGTATTCCCAGTTCCGTGAAGATGGGAGCGTCCGGGAACTTCGGGGAACGCTCCTTGCGGGCAATGGCGACGATGGTAAAACCTTCCCGTCCGCCGATGTCGGCGGGGTTGCCCACGTACACCGCACCCTGGCCGCTGAGCAGGCCCATCATCGCTTCGGGCCCGGTGCTGTAGGGAATCCACTTTGCGGTCATCCCGGTCTTGTCCCACACCTTCATGGCCATGAGATGATCGTTGCCCCCTGCGGCGGGGCCGACCCATATCTGGGAACCCTTTTTCTCCTGGGCATCCTTGAAGACCGCTTCCCAGGTGTTGAGGGGGCTGTCCTTGGCGGCGATAAGGCATTCGGGGTCCTTCATGAGCATGGCGATCCATTCGAATCCCCAGATGAACTCGTCCACGCTTTTCTTGGAGGACAGCACCTTGGCGATGTTGGACGTGGTGGCGGCGAAGACGGTGTATCCGTCGGCGGGCTGCTCGAGCACCGCCTGCATCCCAACCAGCCCGCCTGCACCCTGCTTGTTTTCAACGACAAAGGTTGCATCTGTAAATTTCTTCGCTATGGAGACAAATTTCCTGCTGGTCACGTCCATGAGGCCTCCCGGCCCCACATAGTTCACGACCTTGATGGGCTTTTCAGGGTAGGCTGCGAAGGCGGCCGAGGCCCCGAGCACGGCGAGACTCGCGATGCACAGAACGGCAATGGTTCGTTTCATGAAAAAACACCTCCTGAGAGTTTTTTGGAATTTCCCTGCCCCCCATTCAATTTTCCGGGCGAATTCCCCTATTTGCTGAAAAGTTCGTAGATCAGCCCATGGCGGAGGCCTCTGTCGCTCACGGTGAACGATGAGGCGCCGAGCAGTTCAAGGATGGTACAGACGATGCATGTCCCGGCAAGGATAACATCAGCCCGCTTCGGCTGCAATCCCGTCACGCCTTTCCGCTCCTCCAGCGTCATGGAGGCGAACATGGCGGCCATGTCCTTCAGCTCCGCCAGGGTAAGGACCGACCCCTGGACCACATCGGGATCGTAGGATTCCATTTTGAACTTGATGGACGCCAGGCTCGTGACCGTTCCGCCCATGCCCACGATCATCTCGGGGGATCCGCTGACCCCTCCGCCGATGAGACTCGCGCGAATTTCCTTCACCGCCGCATCCACCGAGCCCGGGCGCACGGGATCGTCGGCGAGGAATTCCTCGGTGATTCGCACCGCTCCCAGGGGAACGCTGAATTTCCGGAGCATTTCCGCGCCCCTGCCGTAGACGAATTCGGTACTTCCCCCGCCCGTGTCGAAGGTGACGATCTCTCCCCCTGCGGGGGGAAGTCCGGAAAGAACGGCGAGATAAGACAGCCTCGCCTCTTCCTCGCCGGAAATGACTCTCACGTCGAGACCTGTGAGCTCCTTCACCCGTTTCACGAAAGCTTCCGCATTTTTGGCTGTCCGAAGGGCCATGGTGCCCACCACCACGGGGTCAGCGCCGAGCTCCCTGGCTTTTTCGGCGAAAGCCGCCACGGAGAGGGCGTTCCTTTCAAGGGCTTCCGGCGCGATCACCCCCGTCTCCCTGAGCCCCTCGCCGAGGCGGGCGATGTCGTTCTGGTCCAGCACAGTCTCAAGGGCCCCGTCC
Proteins encoded in this region:
- the dnaK gene encoding molecular chaperone DnaK, producing the protein MKKAVGIDLGTTNSVIAVIEGGTPEVIANAEGGRTTPSVVAFTRDGERLVGSLAKRQATLNPDGTLFSVKRFIGRKYNEVGSELKIVPYKVIEGPNGAVRFSVNGKEYAPEEISALVLKKLVTDASAYLGEKITDVVITVPAYFNDAQRQATKDAGTIAGLNVLRVINEPTAAALAYGLEKQKEQKIMVFDLGGGTFDVSILDIGDGVVEVLATSGDTHLGGDDFDKVLVDWVADEFRKENGIDLRKDKQALQRLYEGAEKAKCELSSRTSTEISLPFITADANGPKHLNMTVTRAKFDQLTAPLVERCVGPVKDALAAAKLTEKDIDEVVLVGGSTRIPAVQDLVRKLTGGKQPNMSVNPDEVVAVGAAVQAGIISGEMKDVLLLDVIPLSLGVETMGGVMTKLIEKNATIPCKKTEVFSTAADNQPAVDIVVLQGEREMAADNRVLGNFKLEGIRQAPRGIPQIEVTFDVDANGILSVSARDRDTGKEQRITINGSTNLDKAEVERMIREAQEHSAEDRKKKELAEARNDLESSVYQLEKMLEQSGANVPENEKARARSLVEEGRAALGRNDASLESLKVAASDVKQMVQILSSSSAQGPEPQPASSAKEDDTVVDAEFTDGSGGGC
- the phoU gene encoding phosphate signaling complex protein PhoU, producing MTNRKNNKSIQAFLYASDRERIVTTVIRMGEMAAEALRDAVDALFNHDAVLARKVILNDDFIDRLEETVDQECLGSIAMRSPGKEELCFVFGVLKIITDLERIGDQAVNIAEKALKLKNTAAFPKKDRILSMLDTVLSMFRHALEAFRTGDREAASALWKQDDEADEIYAQCYEEFLASIIAGAAENHEEVELWTAELWAARHLERAGDHVINIAERVYFIVEGKYFPSREEREKNRKNGRQDQSTTGTL
- a CDS encoding Na/Pi symporter is translated as MSSHLFSYINILGGLALFLYGVEETSVAFGSGFGGKSKDLLVRFTRKKPLAFLFGVLLSAVAQGSTVATSFAIGFVDVGMLSFAGSVVVMMGASVGGTFVTFLLSLDIAAFSPLLFAASLLMVRFGRGKTYRIGNMLRGLSLVLLGMFVLKLGVGPLLSTRGFAELAANAGANSLLTGLAAFAATAVLQSSSAVMALAVTLATSGAMPMTAVLPVIFGAHAGSSVTVLIAGLSGKQNARKLGICTFVYKVLGVLILMPALPWLQNLLSGAAGGLAGKIVLAQGGVSLFNALVFYPFADALARFSGAIAERTGRERLAAPVYLDEDLLEIPSLAILLLSKEMIRLANYIEMYCQVLFVSAPNGDRTFQELPGAIRELSEACEEYMYGIHIPSDDDLLRETYSTVSYSMVSFRQMAKILSGELRLLAEAGVGAQLARELGQDTWNELSRVAMTDIRLALRAFALADVDFAAVAGKYEREFEELDRRIRLRLGADALNRRELAPLVDFLSQIFLLVKTSLEIARGEAYREGTVWK
- a CDS encoding tripartite tricarboxylate transporter permease, with translation MDAISHLFEGLESLMGPIPLLVIAAGVVVGILGGAMPGISPSMAVALLLPFTFGMSPSMGLVMLCAIYLAANYGGSVTAVMINTPGTPSAVVTSFDGYPLTRNGQAGTALGISLVASVVGGFVGIAILVLFSAPLAKFALKFWPAEYFALGILGLSTIASLGGGRWLESFIAVLLGLLLNTIGLDPLSGVSRYTFDVLRLYDGFSFIPVLIGLFALSEVFSGIESGEIARPPLVPDKGKSPWPTLRDYLKLKYSMLRAGILGTVIGIFPGAGGTIASFIAYDVEKRLSKNPAEFGQGAPAGVAAAEASNSSSVGGALVPLLTLGIPGSSSAAVLIGALMIHNLQPGPELFTKHPEIVYTLFSSLLLANVFILALGLLGARLWIKAALIPKRLLYPLIFAFSFIGSYAVRSSVFDVGVCLVFGLVGWLLSRAKFPVSPVVLGMILGTMIEKNLRATLMMGGFSLFVQRPLSLTLLLLAFASAAVPVLRERRAARKGTL
- a CDS encoding tripartite tricarboxylate transporter TctB family protein codes for the protein MDRSRNCPGRWKQVEEMLVFLAESRGLLLWATGLIAVLAIAWSAAGKGHFAPYRGRILICLALLYLSFVFFFLSFGLEEIEAVGSSARTAPRLWSAGLALFTFDQLRRTLQGRAPKDPESGDIRRVLVAAIVVAFSLWGMDVVGYYISSGVMLLVLCVLLGEKRLFVILSLAGGWVLFSWVVFYRMLNLDLPLGLFF
- a CDS encoding tripartite tricarboxylate transporter substrate binding protein, whose protein sequence is MKRTIAVLCIASLAVLGASAAFAAYPEKPIKVVNYVGPGGLMDVTSRKFVSIAKKFTDATFVVENKQGAGGLVGMQAVLEQPADGYTVFAATTSNIAKVLSSKKSVDEFIWGFEWIAMLMKDPECLIAAKDSPLNTWEAVFKDAQEKKGSQIWVGPAAGGNDHLMAMKVWDKTGMTAKWIPYSTGPEAMMGLLSGQGAVYVGNPADIGGREGFTIVAIARKERSPKFPDAPIFTELGIQGLEDEAMWRGFAMKKGSPEEAMAWWEDLLKKVAADPEWREFLEKDGIDVVDYGRPEFTAQVKKDIEDATHYLRQYGLIK
- a CDS encoding Ppx/GppA phosphatase family protein — translated: MDTVKAVIDVGTNSIKFHVARKKADGALETVLDQNDIARLGEGLRETGVIAPEALERNALSVAAFAEKARELGADPVVVGTMALRTAKNAEAFVKRVKELTGLDVRVISGEEEARLSYLAVLSGLPPAGGEIVTFDTGGGSTEFVYGRGAEMLRKFSVPLGAVRITEEFLADDPVRPGSVDAAVKEIRASLIGGGVSGSPEMIVGMGGTVTSLASIKFKMESYDPDVVQGSVLTLAELKDMAAMFASMTLEERKGVTGLQPKRADVILAGTCIVCTILELLGASSFTVSDRGLRHGLIYELFSK